The Paenibacillus sp. RC334 nucleotide sequence TTCTGAGCATCCGTCAGTTCAAACGGCAAGGCCCTCACAAATTCGCGAACCGTGGCATTATCCACTGTATGTACAACCCCATCTGCCCGGCCGCGGTTCAACGCACGGAATGCCTGCATTTTCAACTGAAATAAAAACAGCTCTTCATACACCATCCGGCGGCGGGCCTCTTGTCCCTCTCGATTGTCCTGAGGCTGGTGTATACCTGCAATAGCCTGCTTACGCGGCATTATACTATATTTACGTACAAGTGACTCCGGTAAAATTTCGGGAATCATTTCACCAAACTGCTGGAGCGTCTGGTTCATCGTCTTGCGCATCCAGGTCTGCGTAATCTTGCCGCCTACGGAATACACAGGCTGAAGCGTCCCCGAACGAGCGACTCCTTTATCGGGAAACTCAGAATCTGCAACAGTCATTTGCATCCGTTTGAGGTCCCATTTACCAGTCACCACAATTTCACGACCTGAGGTTAGCTGCTCCTTCATGAAATGCCGATTAAACCACGTTGCTGTAAACATCCAATCCTCGGCCATCAATTTACAAGTCAATCTGGATTTGCGCCCGTAACGCTGAAGCACCGGAATGCCCATGATTTTAGCCTGCACCGTAATTTTATCTCCGTCCTTCACTTCGCTCAACGAACGCAGACGGTAATCCTCATACCGGAACGGATAGTATTCCAGCATGTCCTGCACGTTAGAAATGCCAAAAGCGTGAAGCTCTCCTTCTTTGAGAGCACTCACGCCATGTATTTGTTTTAAAGGTATTTGATCCAAATGCAGCATATTACCTCTCATCTCCGGCCGGCCATACAAAAATGCCAATCGTTCCTGGTCCTACATGGGTCCCAATAACAGCGCCAAGTTCAGTATATATTCGATCTCCCAGCTCAAAGTGTTCTGCCAACTGTGCCTCGAACGCTTCTGCTGCCGAACGATCTGCCGTATGGCCTACAGCAATATTAATTTTTTGGCCCTTTAAATCCCGCTCCAGCAATTCAATGATTCTTGCTGTCGCTTTTTTATGTCCTCTTGCCTTGTCTACCGAATAAATGATACCTTCCTTGTCCATCGAGAGAATCGGCTTAATATTGAGCAGGGTGCCAACCATTGCCGCTGCCTTGCCAATACGTCCACCTTTTTGCAAGTATTCCAGGGTATCCACCAGGAAATACAAACAACGGCGCTCCCCACGACGTTCCACAGCCCGACCAATATCAGCTGGGGATTGCCCGGCAGCCGCCAGCTCTGCCGCATAAACCACTAGCATGCCGTATCCGTATGAAGCTGATTTGGAATCCACCACGGTCACTCTATGTTCATGCTTCTCCAGCATGGATTTACCCAACAGAGCGGACTGATACGTTCCACTCACGCCGGAAGACAAATGGATGGAAACGATCTGGCTCTCGGGATGTTGCTCCAACAGCGTCGTAAATGTCTCCAAAAAGCGGGCTGGTGAAGGCTGTGACGTCGTAGGTAGCTCATCAGCCCGTACCAGTTCGCTGTAAAATTGCGCAGCAGACATCTCAATGCCGTCAAGGTAAGTCGTGTTTCCAAACATCACCGTCAGCGGCACAATGACTATCCCGAGACGGTCTACCAGTTCCTGTGGAATATCAGCCGTGCTATCGGTCACAATGATGGTGTTACTCATCGATCAGACCTCCATTTGTGTTGAGCTTCTATGGACGCTCTACAGCCCATCAAGTTTCCACCGAAAACAGGTAAGGATAAATCGGCTGACCGCCTTCATGAACTTCCACTTCAGCATCCGAATAATTTTCTTCAAGCCATGCAACGAGCAGCTCTGTATCTTCTTGCTTCGCATCCGAACCTGTGAGAATCGTAACAATCTCATCACCATTCACCAACATTTTGGTCAGCAAAAGACGAGCCGTTGCGATTAATTGTTCTTCAGTCGCTACAATTTTGGAATCCTGAATACCGATATAATGGCCGGCCGTAATGTGCAGGTCATCAAGCGTCGTATCCCGTACTGCATAGGTTACCTGTCCTGATTTCACGCGGCTGACCGCGTCCCGCATGCTGTCCTGATTGGCCTCAAAGGCTTCTTCCTCCTGAAAAGCGAATGCCGCAGCAATACCCTGAGGAATCGTCTTGCTCGGAATAACCGACACCAGGCGCTCCA carries:
- a CDS encoding DegV family protein, which encodes MSNTIIVTDSTADIPQELVDRLGIVIVPLTVMFGNTTYLDGIEMSAAQFYSELVRADELPTTSQPSPARFLETFTTLLEQHPESQIVSIHLSSGVSGTYQSALLGKSMLEKHEHRVTVVDSKSASYGYGMLVVYAAELAAAGQSPADIGRAVERRGERRCLYFLVDTLEYLQKGGRIGKAAAMVGTLLNIKPILSMDKEGIIYSVDKARGHKKATARIIELLERDLKGQKINIAVGHTADRSAAEAFEAQLAEHFELGDRIYTELGAVIGTHVGPGTIGIFVWPAGDER